Proteins encoded by one window of Carassius carassius chromosome 30, fCarCar2.1, whole genome shotgun sequence:
- the LOC132110463 gene encoding NK1 transcription factor-related protein 2-like, which yields MLEYQESAVKATSGHRISFSIIDILDPKKFSSKKSHAVSEEERTSSSGDTELGSLEEQRNGKESTELSICKNIGDQSTDDHQSYVRLHPPDPDVDLDSSASLRNVRSGFSSCEEAEAAEERITPAPDNLSSQRRRRSDHSCAKSRRARTAFTYEQLVALENKFHTTRYLSVCERLNLALSLSLTETQVKIWFQNRRTKWKKQNPGAESSLQSSTNSLPNISPTCGSTSALHPPFSTGNVIFHSGPVHLPSSGGLFHPFLPDGFLQPAFFPPHL from the exons ATGCTTGAATATCAGGAGTCCGCAGTGAAAGCAACATCAGGTCATCGGATTTCCTTTTCGATTATTGACATACTGGATCCTAAAAAGTTCTCAAGTAAAAAATCGCATGCTGTGTCGGAGGAAGAACGGACGTCATCTTCAGGTGACACGGAATTGGGAAGTTTGGAGGAACAGCGCAACGGGAAAGAAAGTACTGAGCTTTCAATCTGCAAAAATATAG gTGATCAATCAACTGATGACCATCAAAGTTACGTCAGACTCCATCCTCCTGATCCAGATGTTGACTTGGACTCATCAGCCTCGCTCAGAAATGTAAGATCGGGCTTTTCTTCTTGTGAAGAAGCGGAGGCAGCAGAAGAGAGGATCACTCCAGCGCCGGATAATCTGTCGAGTCAGCGGCGGCGTCGGTCAGATCACAGCTGCGCGAAGTCGCGGCGCGCCAGAACCGCGTTCACGTACGAACAGCTGGTGGCCCTGGAGAACAAATTCCACACTACGCGTTATTTATCCGTATGCGAGCGACTAAATCTCGCGTTGTCTCTGAGCCTGACCGAAACCCAAGTCAAGATTTGGTTCCAGAACCGAAGAACCAAGTGGAAAAAGCAGAACCCTGGTGCTGAGAGTTCCCTGCAATCCAGCACGAATTCTCTACCCAACATCAGCCCGACCTGTGGGTCCACATCTGCCCTCCACCCTCCATTCAGCACCGGGAACGTCATCTTTCATTCTGGGCCGGTGCACCTGCCATCTTCCGGTGGGCTTTTCCATCCGTTTTTGCCCGATGGTTTTCTCCAGCCAGCATTCTTCCCCCCACACTTATGA